In the genome of Populus trichocarpa isolate Nisqually-1 chromosome 10, P.trichocarpa_v4.1, whole genome shotgun sequence, the window CTTAAACAAAATACCCTCAATCAGTAAACTAAGGAACCACCGGTGTGAAGCAGTACCGGGAAGCTAAAATAGCAGGAAGCATATTTAACtcattttgacttgttttttttttaaaaaaatttaatatattagagAAAATGAAGGCACTGGCAGGAATTCTGTGACTCGTATATGACAGTTATCCACCTACAACATTCTCCATACAACATCAATGGAATGGCCCCTTGTCACCTACAATGCAAAGCGCAGTTTAAATCTTACTATGATGATTACATGCAAATAAATTACAAGTGAAAAGGAATACCCAAGTCCATTTAgctgttgaataatgaaaaataatcaatctaaaactttgaattttggGAGCACACATACAGACTAGGACATATCAATTCCAAACAGATTAATGCCTAAAGTAAACTGCAGGAAGCATCCagaacaaacaaaagaattgaAAACTTGTACATAGACAACAGTTACTAATGCCCGTCCTTGGATAGGGCAGAGCATTAaggtatttaaattatttttcacagtTACAGTGAGTGTGATGGctttagatatatataaaaatcataaaacactaCAGGATGATCTAAAAAATTCCTTTCACTCATCATATTGCATTGGAAAGTTATAATTGGAGGGAGCTTACATTTCTCCTAGCAATAGAAAACATCTCATTGATCCTTGCAGCTCCACTTTTCTCACTATCTGTAAACTCTGCAccagaagcaaaaacaaaaggcaatcCACTTTCCTTGGCAAGTGTCCGTGCAAAAAGTGTCTTTCCTGTTCCAGGAGGTCCCGAGAGAAGGACACCCTGTTACATACATAACCACTATGCACTTCATGTTTTATCATAACGTTAAAGATTTAGTGCACAGCAGCAAGAAACTCGaaatttttactaaaaaataatagttaccCGAACAAACTTCACCCCTCTTTCATAGTATTGCATGGGATTGCCCATGTAGATCATTATCTCATCAAGAAGGTCCCAGACATCGCCCCCAAGTACCACTTCTTTATACATTGTTTTGGTTTCACCAACATCTCCAACTGGCTGGATGAGTCCAAGACAATGATGCTTTGAGGGAAAATACACAcaggaagaaaatgaaacacACAAAGGGAGAAACTAAATCAATACCAGGATAAAATTTTCCGCGTATGCCATATCAAAAAGTTGATTGTACTTTTTGTAAAGAAATCGCTTAGAAGTGATATGTAATAGCATAGCGGCCTCCCTTATGAGCCACAGGATCAGTAATCCAGGCACCAATGCAATCAGAACTTTCAGAAAGTAATGTATCTGCCTTTTCTGAAGGAGATCTACTTCTACGCCAGAACCTGAGATAACCTCAAACAAGTATGGATCGAGGGGAATATCCACCTatcaaatgcaaataaaaagtaTCAAAATAAGCCAAGAAGGCATGCGGTTCAGATTCACAGTTGCACAAAGAAACCCCAAACTTACAACATATTCTAGTGGAAAACCTTCTTTCATAGTTACATAAAGTCTTTTCAGGTCCTCTGTGAAGACAACAGCAGCAACCTGTAAGAAAATAACCCACGGAATTAGAAAAAGTCTGCATGTCTTTATATTAGAATTCTACATGTTTCCATTCCACTGCAATTTATTGCTTGGGTAGCACCAGTTTTAAGTATTTTATGTATAACATCATTAAAACTGGTTATATCAATGTCCCTTCTTTATTTTCccatgaaagaagaaaatttattaatgattaatgaatgaaaaagaataaaattagagGGTGATGCATTCACTCTCCAAATGCCAATCCCACTGAAAGTTCAAGGAACCTGTCAGAAAGATCTAGATGTAGAGCACCATAAAGAAACCAATGAAAATCATTACCCCCAAAGTATCTAATTagacaaattgtttttcaaaaatcctAAACCATCTAACATTGAAGTTAATCAAAAAGCTACGTATCAGATTAGccgagaaaaaaagaagttaccCCGAGTTAAAGAATAAATTCAGCCATTACAGGCtactaaaaacagaaaaagggaAAGTTTTCTGTTTCTTGGGCACACATGGGTGTACACTGTATGCACTCAACAGTTAAATACTTGAGAAATCCAACTCTAACAAAACTCCACATAAACCTAGGTTCCATTTAAAGAAATTGAGAGCCATGCAACTTTGAACACCACATCACGGAGAATAACACTTGCCTCGGAGGAATCAAGCTTCTGAAGAAAATAAGTGTATGGAAGTTTGGGACGGTAGCGCCACCATCTCTTAGATATCCATAAAGCCCTGGCTCCTTGCGTGTCTGTAACCTTTTCCACCACATCCTTGCGAAGGCTGTTTTCAACTTCTTTCATGTCAAACTCAACCACATATTTGGCATTTGAGGAATCTAATTGCTCAGCAAATTTCTCCTTTTTGAGAACCTCCTTCCATATATGAAGCCTCTCACGCCACGTTCCTTTACTTTCCTGAACTTCACCTGATAAGAATGCATTAAAAAACATGCAAGCATGATCACAAAATTAAACCCAAGTCTCagttatttcttcttcttttttttttttttgaaagaatatcCTCCAATTACTCACTACAATCACCAAGAGGACAAATATCACTAGGTTCACTGGTCATCCAGTTCATTTTTGCTTCTACTGCTAAGGGAATAGATTACAGAATAAGTCTATCTTGCtaaaaacaagtaaaagaaatccaaaaacacatggataaatagaataattttgcaagtttattataaaaacctgtttattatatttatcatcTAGTATTGGCAACAAAATGCATGTATTTTCCttataccttaaaaaaaaatgaaccaaagaTATGTTCTCAAAATGGTTTTAAGTGTAAACTTCAGATAGAAGATTCCTTCAGGAAAGAATTTCCCATGCTTAACTAAGCAAGCACTGACACAAAGTTCCagtgaaaataaactaaaaataacaaaaattcagaGGCAAAACCATACTAAACAAAACTGAAGCATCTATCATGTTTATGCATGTCCAAAACCAACAGAATCACCAACTCACCTAAAATGCCCAAGTCttctttcaagtttttctttAGTTCTGCATTTAATCTCACATCTTTGTCAATGATTTGTTTCATATTTTCCTGAGGAGGTTCCTGATCATCTTCCCATGCGTCTTCTCCAACATAGGAAGTGTCCTGAATCAGTGTTCCATCAGGTCCTTCAATGAACTTCTTCATTTTCAGGCCTTTTGGTGTTGTATTTCTCCACATACCCTTTTTAAACCTACATGTAAAAATCAGATACaggattatttgttaattaaacaCAGAACTTAATTAGCAACTTGATGTTCTATATAGTCCTATTCATCTCTTGTAGATTGCATTtgcaaataaaaaccaaactgcTGTACTTTCTAATATTAATAGGAGATGGTTCAGGAATCAAAGCCTCCATATAAGCTTCTGTTAACTCTCTTCTTTCTTGGTCTAGAAAAGGAGCTCGAATGGCAACATATATTCTTTGACAAGAAAACATCACAGCAAAAATATAGAGCAACAAAGCACCAACTCGTTTAGGCTCCCAATTCTTTAAGTCCTGCAAGTAGAAAATGTCTATGTTATAGTTTCAAGAAATTTTCTCATGGAATGACAACAAAGGAAAGGTTGAAAAGGTTCACATTAAGGTTTTATGGGTTTCGGTGCATGAATCGCATTCTTCAGTTCCAATCTTCAAAAATGTTATCTCCTTGTCATTTTCTTCGTGCTTTGAAAAgcataatatcaaaaaataaaaaaaatacaggtaTTAAAGGTTTTaactcttaaaaaacaaatttctcaaATAGTAAGTTTTTAAGCCTCTGTTTTATTCATAACAAATTGTTCTGTCCTTTTCTTCTCCAAAAGAACAAGTATTAGTTCCAGGTtacctatttatatttattaatcatTTATTCCAAACTGCTATAATACTGTATCCTTTTGCTTGAATCTTAAATTTTCTCAAATCCAATGACCATATCCTCCAGGTGCTTTCAATGCATGTGTATCACCCGTTTTCACTTGCTTGCAAAGTTGTGTAGAGCAGAATGCTTCTCAAGTGATTTTTTCATCATATTCTGGAAGGGGGACTGAGGATTGGAATCTCAACCTtaaatcaaatttcattaaTCTCGCATACCCACCACCACTTTACGTTCACAACATGATTAATTCAACATAGAACTAGTTTTTTGAGAATCAACTTGATTGTAAGATGTGTTGGCAGTTTTTCACGGAGGTATCTTACTTCCATGATTGAACTCTGATAGTATGTTCCttattgaactttaaaaagaatatagatGTTGCCATATTATATTTCAATTGCTTGAAGGCAGAAAGACAAACCGTGATGAGCAAAACAACATTACAGAAAGCATGCGATCACTTATTATGCAGGACTTGCTTCCATAAGTTTATAAGGTTCACAAAATAGAAACCGTTGTCCCACAGCTAGTCCATGCATATCATTAAAGAACATTGGTTGCTATATCTGTTCAAAATTTCAAACATTCAACAAATTTAGCCTCGTTCTACATAAACAAGTTAAATAATGCTAATACCATGGCCCTTTTTTCACCAAGTTCTTCATTCATTAACTTACCTCCGCAcactaaaattcaaaatcatgtCAGGTTCATCTCATCTCCCAACACcttcctaataaaaaataagtaagtaAAGGTGTCTTACCTTCCAACGCTCCCATCTATTCCAATCCACGAAATCAGTTAACAATTCAGTCCTGAACCGAGTCAATGCAGCGTCACCTTTCTTGATATCACCCTTAATGCGCTCCACAAACTCACCAACCTTCACATTACCCCCTTCTACATCAAACCCAGTTTCCTTCTTGACGGACTCACCGAGTTTCAACAAAAACCGCTCCGTCCCCAGGCGAACAGAGCGAGTGAGAATCGGCCAAGAAAACCCGTCAGAACCATTTCCATTGGCAGAGGAATAGATTCTAAAGATGGGTTTTTTGCGCGAAATTCGGGGTCTTTGATTTGTGGGTAATTGAAAGAGAATTGGGGGGTTTTGAGCTGTTTGGGTTAGAAGAATTGGAGAGTGGAGAAGTGGGTTTTGTTTGTGAGGAAGTGTGAGGTTCATATTTGGTTTCGGTATGTTACGACATGAGAAATTTTTGAGGTTTTTCGAAGAGGAAACAGAGTGTTGTCGTCTTTTTTTTAGCTGCTGAAGAGAGAGCAGCTGGGCTGTTTTGGGTTTTGGAGGTTTATCTGAAACTGAGAGTAATGTTTCTGTCCAAAAATCACTAGTGGTCCCTGTACTTAAAGTATTTAGTCATATCGACGCTTCTGGCGTTAATTGGGTCAAATTGAcagatttttctaatttaaggCCGTTCCAGACCTTTGGCCAACTCTACTGTATaatgatattatttgtttttttaactgtttttttttatatattaaaatatatatttttttatttttaaaaatttatttttaatatcaatatatcaaatataaaaatatataaaaaatatatatatcatcagga includes:
- the LOC18102652 gene encoding ATP-dependent zinc metalloprotease FTSH 12, chloroplastic — protein: MNLTLPHKQNPLLHSPILLTQTAQNPPILFQLPTNQRPRISRKKPIFRIYSSANGNGSDGFSWPILTRSVRLGTERFLLKLGESVKKETGFDVEGGNVKVGEFVERIKGDIKKGDAALTRFRTELLTDFVDWNRWERWKDLKNWEPKRVGALLLYIFAVMFSCQRIYVAIRAPFLDQERRELTEAYMEALIPEPSPINIRKFKKGMWRNTTPKGLKMKKFIEGPDGTLIQDTSYVGEDAWEDDQEPPQENMKQIIDKDVRLNAELKKNLKEDLGILGEVQESKGTWRERLHIWKEVLKKEKFAEQLDSSNAKYVVEFDMKEVENSLRKDVVEKVTDTQGARALWISKRWWRYRPKLPYTYFLQKLDSSEVAAVVFTEDLKRLYVTMKEGFPLEYVVDIPLDPYLFEVISGSGVEVDLLQKRQIHYFLKVLIALVPGLLILWLIREAAMLLHITSKRFLYKKYNQLFDMAYAENFILPVGDVGETKTMYKEVVLGGDVWDLLDEIMIYMGNPMQYYERGVKFVRGVLLSGPPGTGKTLFARTLAKESGLPFVFASGAEFTDSEKSGAARINEMFSIARRNAPCFVFVDEIDAIAGRHARKDPRRRATFEALIAQLDGEKEKTGVDRFSLRQAVIFICATNRPDELDLEFVRPGRIDRRLYIGLPDAKQRVQIFGVHSIGKQLAEDVDFGKLVFRTVGFSGADIRNLVNEAAIMSVRKGHSKVYQQDLVDVLDKQLLEGMGVLLTEEEQQKCEQNVSFEKKSLLAVHEAGHIVLAHLFPRFDWHAFSQLLPGGKETAISVFYPREDMIDQGYTTFGYMKMQMVVAHGGRCAEHLVYGEDITDGGSDDLEKITKIAREMAISPQNAKLGLTALTRRVGLMDRPDNPDGELIKYRWDDPHVIPANMTLEVSELFTREMTRYVEETEELAMEGLRNNRHILDVITKELLEKSRITGLEVEDLMKELSPTMFEDFVKPFQINLDEEGPLPHNDKLRYQPLDIYPAPLHR